The Desmonostoc muscorum LEGE 12446 genome includes a region encoding these proteins:
- a CDS encoding tetratricopeptide repeat protein, whose amino-acid sequence MVFRQGLVASSLIVFFAFGCSDGANSWTENTTQVVQESNVTQLFVEAKASQKAQVLFAQGNNLLDRQRYEDAIKAYDKAIAMKAEIAEAWINRGIALTSLHRYQEAIASYDRAIAIKPDKDEAWYNRGIALTSLQRYKDALASYDRAIAIKPNKYEALTNRGIALTKLQRYQEAIASYNKAIAIKKDLHQAYYNKACSYALQGNVELAIENLDRAIQLVPGKYKKLAKTDPDFSKVRSEKQFQQLLQ is encoded by the coding sequence ATGGTTTTTAGGCAAGGGTTGGTTGCATCTAGCTTAATAGTTTTTTTTGCATTTGGTTGTAGTGATGGCGCAAACTCATGGACAGAAAATACCACACAAGTTGTACAGGAAAGTAATGTAACCCAGCTTTTTGTAGAAGCGAAGGCTAGTCAAAAAGCACAAGTTTTATTTGCTCAAGGCAATAATTTATTAGATAGACAGCGTTACGAAGATGCAATCAAAGCATACGACAAAGCGATCGCCATGAAAGCTGAGATTGCTGAAGCTTGGATAAACCGTGGCATAGCTTTAACATCCCTGCACCGCTATCAAGAAGCGATTGCATCCTATGATCGGGCGATCGCCATCAAGCCAGACAAAGATGAAGCCTGGTATAACCGTGGCATAGCTTTAACATCTCTGCAACGCTACAAAGACGCTCTTGCATCGTATGATAGAGCGATCGCCATCAAGCCTAACAAGTATGAAGCTTTAACTAACCGAGGCATTGCCTTGACAAAGTTGCAACGCTATCAAGAAGCGATCGCATCTTATAACAAAGCGATCGCCATCAAAAAAGATTTGCACCAAGCATATTACAACAAAGCTTGTTCTTATGCCTTACAGGGCAATGTAGAATTAGCAATTGAAAACCTAGACCGAGCAATTCAACTTGTTCCTGGAAAGTACAAAAAGTTAGCCAAAACTGACCCAGACTTTAGCAAAGTGCGTAGTGAAAAGCAGTTTCAGCAATTACTGCAATAG
- a CDS encoding cob(I)yrinic acid a,c-diamide adenosyltransferase, translating into MTRNGIGIRTAQVRHERLIGQIHVYDGAGKGKSQAALGVVLRSIGLGINTPSNSNRVLLLRFLKGPERDYDEDGAIAALQRGFPHLIDQVRTGRAEFFGPEEITAFDRDEAARGWDVAKGAIASGLYSVVVLDEINPVLDLGLLPVDEVVKTLKSKPQELEIIATGRAAPQKLLDIADLHSEMKPHHHPTAKALFLNGIEIYTGAGKGKSTSALGKALQAIGRGINHPGSTRVLIMQWLKGGTGYTEDAAIAALQQSYPEVVDHQRCGGDAIVWRNSRQELDYVEAERGWEIAKVAIASGLYKTIILDELNPTVDLELLPVEPIVQALLRKPRDTEIIITGRCQNQPAYFDLASVHSEVYCHKHYANQGVELKRGVDF; encoded by the coding sequence ATGACAAGGAATGGCATCGGTATTCGCACGGCGCAAGTGCGTCATGAACGGCTCATTGGTCAAATTCACGTCTACGATGGCGCGGGGAAAGGTAAATCCCAGGCGGCTTTAGGGGTGGTTTTGCGTTCGATTGGGTTGGGAATAAATACACCTAGTAATTCTAACCGGGTTTTACTGCTGCGGTTTTTAAAGGGGCCGGAACGTGATTATGATGAAGATGGGGCGATCGCAGCTTTGCAACGTGGCTTTCCCCATTTAATTGACCAGGTTCGGACTGGGAGAGCCGAATTTTTTGGCCCAGAAGAAATTACTGCTTTTGACAGAGATGAAGCGGCGCGGGGTTGGGATGTTGCCAAAGGTGCGATCGCCAGTGGTTTATACTCAGTTGTGGTTTTGGATGAAATTAACCCCGTCTTGGATTTGGGTTTGCTACCAGTGGATGAAGTGGTGAAGACGTTAAAATCTAAACCCCAAGAGTTGGAAATCATTGCTACCGGACGCGCTGCACCACAAAAGTTGCTCGATATTGCAGATTTGCACTCAGAAATGAAACCCCATCACCACCCAACAGCTAAAGCACTCTTTCTGAATGGGATTGAAATTTATACTGGTGCTGGCAAAGGTAAGTCTACGAGTGCTTTGGGCAAAGCCTTACAGGCAATTGGTAGAGGAATCAATCATCCAGGGTCTACCCGTGTATTAATTATGCAGTGGCTCAAAGGTGGTACTGGGTACACAGAAGATGCAGCGATCGCCGCTTTGCAGCAGTCATATCCAGAAGTGGTGGATCATCAGCGTTGCGGTGGAGATGCAATTGTCTGGCGGAATTCCCGGCAAGAATTAGACTACGTGGAAGCCGAACGGGGTTGGGAAATTGCCAAAGTTGCGATCGCCTCTGGGTTGTATAAAACAATTATTCTTGATGAACTTAATCCCACAGTAGACTTGGAACTACTCCCCGTTGAACCCATTGTTCAAGCTTTGCTCCGCAAACCCCGCGACACTGAAATTATCATCACTGGCCGCTGTCAAAATCAACCGGCATACTTTGACTTGGCTAGCGTCCACTCAGAGGTTTACTGCCACAAACACTATGCAAATCAAGGTGTAGAACTCAAACGAGGCGTAGATTTTTAA